TTCGCGATAAAAAGTCACCATTGGAGTCTTATCGACATCTGTATGTTCGTTACAAAGGGCTTTACGGCAGTGAACAACTGCTCGGCTGGACCGAGCGTTTCTTTAAACTTTGGAGCCGGAACCAATGGAAAAGAGAGCGATATGCACCATCATTTCATCTCGATGATCATAATCTTGACCCAAGATCCTGGTGTCGCTTCCCGATACTTTCAGGCGGTTTTGAAAAGGAATTGGCGGAACTAAAAGAATATGTAGGAGGCACTGCGATACAGAACGGAAGGAAGCGGATCGGGTTTTGATAAATTCTCTTTATCAATTAATATGTTGATATTCAATTTTGTAAATTTACGGACTAACTAAATAGTCGTGCATTATGGCAACACTGACAGTTGAAGTTGAGGATAGGGATTGATCGAGAAGAGTCGGAGTCATAAAATACTATCGAGTCAAATTACAAAACCTGATCCCAGCCTGAAAACCCAGCCAGGTGTATTCTTTTGTTGAAGCGGTTGGTTTTTCGCCTATCCATATAGGTCTAATGCCCTTAGTTTCGGAGCTCTTAAAGAATCCACTATCCTCGCCACCCAGCAAATTTAATGTTGGGCCTGCGAAAAGTGCGAATTGATTCCCTATTTTCTTCTCAATCCCAAGCGCTATTTTAAGCATTCCAATGTTAATGTCTTCGATTTTCTGGTTTTTGAGAACGACGACACTAAGAGTAGCGTCTGCATTGACCATCCAGCCCCTGCCTAATTTCTGGGCAGTACCAAACCCGTAACCGAGCGAAAGCAATGGTTTGTTCGATAAGAAACCATTGAATCCCAAACTGAAAATATTGTAAAATCTGCTTACACCGGTTTTAAATGCAGTATTAAAGTAGTTGAGTTCATCTGACGAAAATTCATAGCGACGGTAACCATTGGTCTGTACGAAGCTGAACAAACCAAACGGAACGTGAGCTGACGAATCCGAATAATTTACAAAACCGATCTGATGACCTTTACGGACAGTATGGGCATAGTTATAACCCGCCGAGAACTGGTACCCGTCCAATACGCCAACCACCACATTCCCCACACCGGCAACCTGAAACCCTCTAAAATTTTTGCCGGTATAGTTGATGAAGTTGGTACCTTGAAAACCTGTAAAATTGCCAAGGGTCAGGTTAAGAAAATTGGCATATTGAAAACCGACAACGTCCTTTCCGACAATGTTGCCGACACCGGCCAGTTGGAAACCCCTGACGTTTCCCCTCACCACATTAAAAATACTGCCTACTTCTAACTTGTTTACGCCGAGCGAATATCCGGCGATCAGGTTGATCGAATAATCGTTTACAATGTTCCCACTGAGCTGATGATTAGTCCCTAAAAATGGTAAAATGGATGCTTGAAATGGTCGATGTAAAGTATCTTCAATGTTTCTCGTGTGAATGGCCTGGCTGGCTGAAGCAAAGGCGCTGACAAATCTGTTTTGAACTTTGCGGTATGTATTTTTGAATTTATCGTACTCAACCGTAGTCCTGTCGGGACCACGATTCATGGCTACTTCCGGGCGTATCGTGTCTGCGAAAGGTGCGGGAGCCGATGCCGCGGAAAATTGTGGAATTTCGACTTTATGATGCAGGGAATCAACCTTTGATTTGGTTTGTGCAACCAGTTTTCCTGATATCGGCTTTAATGTGTCTGGGGTAAGGGTTATCTGCAAATAAGTATCCTGCCGGTTTGGGATTGCGATGGTCTTGCCGATATAGTCTTCCTTTCTTATTTCCAGCCGAATGGCCGCAGGGGCAGTAGGAAGGCGGATCTTGTAATAACCGTAGCGGTTGCTGACGGCGGAAGCCAATGTGACAGATTCATAAATACTCGCATTGGCAAGCTTGCGGCCAGTTTTGTTATCAATAATGTAGCCGTTGAGGTTAAAATTCTCAGGTTTTTCCGGTTTGTCGTAATCTGTATTTTTTTGCAGGATAATGTATTTGCGTCTCTCTTTGAAAGTAACCTTGTCCTTAAAGATTTCAATTAATATTTCCCTCACACTCTGGTTTATCGCCTGTATCGAAACTTTCGATTTGATATCGATCATGTCGGGACTGTAAGAAAAACTGAAATCGCCCAGGTCGCCTATTTTTTGCAAGGTTTCGTCAAGCGGCTGGTTCGTAACCCGGATCGAGATACGTTTTTCCAGCAGATCCTGCGCAGATACATTACTTGCGATTGACAAAATCATTAAAAGAATGATTCCGAAAATGTTGATTCTCAAACCAAAAGGATGATATGGAAATTTACTGACAGCCATTTCCATCCAGCCAGTATACTTTTCCTTCTTTTCTCAAATCCAGATCAAGTGTTTCTGCGATTACAGCCAGTGTAGCGTCCAGCGGTTCTTTCTCAAACCGGATTGTAAGCCTGCATTGTGCGATCTGCTGATTGGAAAGCCGCACATCCACGTGATATCCTTCGCGAATGGAGGAGACGACATCATTGAGATTGGCCGCATTGAAATCGAAGATCTGGGTCTTGTACCCCATGATGTTCATGTTGGCCTGCAAACTTCTGATCGTGTCGGCCAGCACCTCAGCGCTTTCACCTTTGATCAGGTCAATTTTATGCGAGGCTTTGCTCACACGCACTTTTCCTGTGCTTACATCCACACGAACCGGGGCTTCTTTGTAGGCTTTTACATTAAATGATGTTCCCAAAACCCGGATTTCCGTGCCGTTGGCATTGATAATGAATGGATGGGCGGCATCGGGTTTCACATCAAAAAATGCTTCTCCCTGCAATGATACCGTTCTGAAATCACCGTCGAAATTTTCAGGGAATGTTATAGAAGAGTTATAGTTCAAAAATACCTTGGTACCGTCCGGCAGAACTTTTTCGGTGGTGTTATTGGTAGTGGCAACCCGTTGTTCAGCAGAAGGTAGTGAACGGAAATGGAACCAACCGAATGACAGAATGAGCAAGGTCACGGCTGCAACTGCCCAAATGCGAATTGGTAACTTTTTTTGAATGGTTGTTTGTGTAAAATCTACCTCCCGGACTTTTGATAGAGTGTCATCTGAAGAAATGATCGCTGGCTTTTTATCCATCTTCATTTTTATCTTATTCCACGCCAGGTCCGTGTCGACAGTGAATTTCTTCTGAACCGAGCCTGCGTGGTCCCAGATCAGACGGTAGTTTGCAAATTCCTGCCTGTTAAGGTCGGATTGCGCCAACCATATCTCTACTTGATTTTTTTCTCCTTCCGAAGCGGTGTCTGCCAGATAACGTGCTAACAGCTCCTCCGATATGTTTTCATGAGATGAGTTCATGGTTACGATCTGATTA
The genomic region above belongs to Dyadobacter pollutisoli and contains:
- a CDS encoding carboxypeptidase-like regulatory domain-containing protein; the encoded protein is MILSIASNVSAQDLLEKRISIRVTNQPLDETLQKIGDLGDFSFSYSPDMIDIKSKVSIQAINQSVREILIEIFKDKVTFKERRKYIILQKNTDYDKPEKPENFNLNGYIIDNKTGRKLANASIYESVTLASAVSNRYGYYKIRLPTAPAAIRLEIRKEDYIGKTIAIPNRQDTYLQITLTPDTLKPISGKLVAQTKSKVDSLHHKVEIPQFSAASAPAPFADTIRPEVAMNRGPDRTTVEYDKFKNTYRKVQNRFVSAFASASQAIHTRNIEDTLHRPFQASILPFLGTNHQLSGNIVNDYSINLIAGYSLGVNKLEVGSIFNVVRGNVRGFQLAGVGNIVGKDVVGFQYANFLNLTLGNFTGFQGTNFINYTGKNFRGFQVAGVGNVVVGVLDGYQFSAGYNYAHTVRKGHQIGFVNYSDSSAHVPFGLFSFVQTNGYRRYEFSSDELNYFNTAFKTGVSRFYNIFSLGFNGFLSNKPLLSLGYGFGTAQKLGRGWMVNADATLSVVVLKNQKIEDINIGMLKIALGIEKKIGNQFALFAGPTLNLLGGEDSGFFKSSETKGIRPIWIGEKPTASTKEYTWLGFQAGIRFCNLTR
- a CDS encoding FecR family protein; translated protein: MNSSHENISEELLARYLADTASEGEKNQVEIWLAQSDLNRQEFANYRLIWDHAGSVQKKFTVDTDLAWNKIKMKMDKKPAIISSDDTLSKVREVDFTQTTIQKKLPIRIWAVAAVTLLILSFGWFHFRSLPSAEQRVATTNNTTEKVLPDGTKVFLNYNSSITFPENFDGDFRTVSLQGEAFFDVKPDAAHPFIINANGTEIRVLGTSFNVKAYKEAPVRVDVSTGKVRVSKASHKIDLIKGESAEVLADTIRSLQANMNIMGYKTQIFDFNAANLNDVVSSIREGYHVDVRLSNQQIAQCRLTIRFEKEPLDATLAVIAETLDLDLRKEGKVYWLDGNGCQ